Below is a genomic region from Cloacibacillus sp..
CAAAGGTCCAGAAGGATATCGCGGACTTCAAGGTCGAGGGAAAGCAGCTCTTCTTCCCCGAAGCCGAGATTCGCGCGGGCCACTAACAGCTTAACAGAGCCAGTACATAGGGCGGACGCCGGATGAAAATGCTGAAGCGTCCGCCCCTTTTATGCGGAACTAAAAACAGGGACTGATTCGATGGATTTCATAGCGGACGGATTCATACAGGCTTTCAGTCTCCTCTTCTCAATGGACGAGGAGACTATGAACATCCTTGTCACCACGCTGCAGCTGACGGCGGTTTCGATGGGGGGTATACTGCTCATCGGGCTGCCTCTCGGCTTCCTTCTCGGGTACTTTGATTTCCCCGGCAAACGCTGCGTCCGTACCGTGGTAGACACGCTGCTCGCGCTGCCGACCGTGGTCATCGGCCTGCTCGTCTACGCCTTTATCTCGCGGCGCGGTCCGCTTGGCGGCTGGGACCTGCTCTTTACGATTGAGGGCATGGCCATCGGGCAGATCATCCTCGGGACGCCGATCGTGGTCGCCTATACGGCGACGGCGATCGAGGGGCTTGACAACCGCCTGCGCCAGACGCTGATGACGTTGGGAGCCTCGGGCGCGAAGCTTGCGATGACGAGCCTGTGGGAGGCCCGCTTTCTCGTCCTTGTCGCCGCGCTGACGGCCTTTGGCCGCATCGTCGGTGAAGTCGGCTCCGCGATGATGCTCGGCGGCAACATCAAATGGCACACGTGCACGATAACCACGGCCATCACTTTGGAGACCGGCAAAGGCGACTTTGCCCTCGGCATCGCCCTCGGCGTTATCCTCATCCTCATATCCCTGATACTCAACATCTCTCTGACATTCCTGCGCCGCAGGACGCAAAACTAAGACCAGACAAATAAAAAATACTGAATATGGACGGTGTAACTGAGATCATGAAAAAATTTGCCATCGCGCTCGCCGCTCTTCTCATATGTTCGCCCGCCTTCGCCGGCACGATAAAGCTGTCGAGCACAATCGGCCCCGTCGACGCGGGCATCATCCCGCTTCTTGCCGAGACATACAAGGCGAAGACCGGCACCGACTTTGTCATCGAAAAGGCGGGGACCGGCGCGACACTCAACAAGGCCAAAAGCGGAAACTTCGATATGGTCGTCGTGCACGCGCGCGCCCTCGAGGAGCAGTTTATCGCCGAGGGCTACGGACAGAACCGCAGGGACTTTATGTACAACGACTTTATCATTCTCGGCCCTCAGGAGGACCCCGCGGGCATCAAGGGCATGAAATCCGCCGCCGAGGCGCTTAAAAAGATCGCCGCGGCCAAGGCCCCCTTCATCAGCCGCGGGGACATGTCCGGTACGCACGTCGCGGAGATGAACGTCTGGAAGGCGGCGGGGATCGCTCCCGACGGCGAAAAGGACGAATGGTACACGGTATTCTCACTCGGCAAGCTCGGCAACGGCCCGACCACCGACTTCACCAACCGGCGCGGCGCCTACACTATCATGGACAGGGCCACCTACCTCACAAAGAAGAAGGGGCTCAAGATAATCCCGCTCGTAGAGGGCGACCCGATCCTGCTGAACCTCATCGCGGCGATCGAGGTAAACCCGAAACGCTTCCCGCAGGTGAATAACGCCGACGTCGTGAAATTCGTCGACTGGGTCTGCGGCGACGAAGCGCAGACGATAATCAAGGACTTCAAGGTGAAGCAGTACGGCGAACCGCTCTTCTTCCCAAACTCCGACGAATGGAACAAAAAGCACGGCAAATAAATTTATAGTAAAATAATCGAAAGGGGGGC
It encodes:
- a CDS encoding ABC transporter permease produces the protein MDFIADGFIQAFSLLFSMDEETMNILVTTLQLTAVSMGGILLIGLPLGFLLGYFDFPGKRCVRTVVDTLLALPTVVIGLLVYAFISRRGPLGGWDLLFTIEGMAIGQIILGTPIVVAYTATAIEGLDNRLRQTLMTLGASGAKLAMTSLWEARFLVLVAALTAFGRIVGEVGSAMMLGGNIKWHTCTITTAITLETGKGDFALGIALGVILILISLILNISLTFLRRRTQN
- a CDS encoding substrate-binding domain-containing protein — encoded protein: MDGVTEIMKKFAIALAALLICSPAFAGTIKLSSTIGPVDAGIIPLLAETYKAKTGTDFVIEKAGTGATLNKAKSGNFDMVVVHARALEEQFIAEGYGQNRRDFMYNDFIILGPQEDPAGIKGMKSAAEALKKIAAAKAPFISRGDMSGTHVAEMNVWKAAGIAPDGEKDEWYTVFSLGKLGNGPTTDFTNRRGAYTIMDRATYLTKKKGLKIIPLVEGDPILLNLIAAIEVNPKRFPQVNNADVVKFVDWVCGDEAQTIIKDFKVKQYGEPLFFPNSDEWNKKHGK